A genomic region of Brachyspira pilosicoli contains the following coding sequences:
- the rpsU gene encoding 30S ribosomal protein S21 — MVRIFANEGEPVESVIKRFRRACENEGILQELKEKQFYKKPSLEKKLQREKALKRMKRKIKKERRLGLL; from the coding sequence TTGGTACGTATTTTCGCTAATGAAGGTGAACCAGTTGAAAGCGTTATTAAAAGATTTAGAAGAGCTTGTGAAAACGAAGGTATTTTACAAGAATTAAAAGAAAAACAGTTCTACAAAAAACCTTCTCTTGAGAAAAAACTTCAAAGAGAAAAAGCTCTTAAAAGAATGAAAAGAAAAATCAAAAAAGAACGCAGATTAGGTTTACTATAA
- the frr gene encoding ribosome recycling factor — MSKESYKDRMEKAINSLQNDLKGIRTGRANASILDGVKVEAYGSSMPLKQVGNVSTPDAKTIMIQPFDKALVGDIEKAILKADLGFNPFNDGGNIRIMVPELTKERREELKKGVRHRGEEAKIAIRNIRRDENDIIKKDLKEKTITEDESKNLEKKIQNDTDSYIKKVDELITSKEKELDKI; from the coding sequence ATGTCAAAAGAATCCTATAAAGATAGAATGGAAAAGGCTATTAATAGTTTACAAAATGATTTGAAAGGTATTAGAACAGGAAGAGCAAATGCTTCTATATTAGATGGTGTAAAAGTAGAGGCTTATGGCAGCAGTATGCCGCTTAAACAAGTAGGCAACGTTTCTACCCCTGATGCTAAAACTATAATGATACAGCCTTTTGATAAAGCATTGGTAGGAGACATAGAAAAGGCTATATTAAAAGCTGATTTGGGTTTTAATCCTTTTAATGACGGCGGTAATATTAGAATCATGGTGCCTGAGCTTACTAAAGAAAGAAGAGAAGAATTAAAAAAAGGTGTTAGACATAGAGGTGAAGAGGCTAAAATTGCTATTCGTAATATAAGAAGAGATGAAAATGATATTATAAAAAAGGATTTAAAAGAAAAAACTATTACTGAAGATGAATCTAAAAATCTTGAGAAAAAAATACAAAATGATACAGACAGCTATATAAAAAAAGTAGATGAATTAATTACTTCAAAAGAAAAAGAATTAGATAAAATATAA
- a CDS encoding isoprenyl transferase: MMTEKDNKVPSHVAIIMDGNGRWAKARNKSRSFGHRAGSENVINIVEACCELNIKYLTLYAFSTENWKRPEEEKKALFKLLKEFYKKEIKRLISNNILVKHIGDISKFPKDTIKTIEETEKETLEKCKNPILTVVLALNYGFRDELKTAIKNMYFDVLTNKINIEDIDENSIVNYLYTKDIPDPDFLIRTSGEHRLSNFLMYQASYSELYFTDILWPDFSKENFKKAIEEYSNRNRRYGGL; this comes from the coding sequence ATGATGACAGAAAAGGATAATAAAGTTCCTTCACATGTTGCTATAATTATGGACGGTAACGGCAGATGGGCTAAAGCTCGTAACAAATCCAGAAGTTTTGGACATAGAGCTGGAAGTGAAAATGTTATTAATATAGTAGAAGCTTGTTGTGAACTTAATATTAAATATTTAACACTCTATGCTTTTTCTACAGAGAATTGGAAAAGACCTGAAGAAGAAAAAAAAGCATTATTTAAACTTCTAAAAGAATTCTACAAAAAAGAAATTAAAAGACTCATTTCAAATAATATTTTAGTAAAGCATATAGGCGATATTTCTAAATTTCCAAAAGACACTATAAAAACTATAGAAGAAACAGAAAAAGAAACTTTAGAAAAATGTAAAAATCCAATACTTACTGTAGTATTAGCATTAAATTATGGCTTTAGAGACGAACTTAAAACTGCTATAAAAAATATGTATTTTGATGTATTAACAAATAAAATTAATATAGAAGATATTGATGAAAACTCTATAGTAAATTATTTATATACAAAAGACATACCAGACCCAGATTTTTTAATAAGAACTTCCGGAGAGCATAGATTAAGCAATTTTTTAATGTATCAGGCATCATACAGTGAATTATATTTTACTGATATATTATGGCCTGATTTTTCTAAAGAGAATTTTAAAAAAGCTATAGAAGAATATTCAAACAGAAACAGAAGGTATGGAGGCTTATAA
- a CDS encoding phosphatidate cytidylyltransferase, protein MKGRLISVALTLPLFTIILLYNRVIFLFHALILAISIISTLEIFNMAKVYRQKNFRTVVTTIAAMVLGYIITICGNNILHGDFSRLYKFTQINNMSMSLSLVMVFALIAALFIINMFKVNVSTFEERGRAILTAVFCFIYVGLGVWHISLMRFMPSGKYYIVFILLCAWLSDTGGYLVGRKFGKHKLSNSASPNKSYEGLVGMFLFTIPVSIIYYYLYSKGYLSIVLGKDIPTFSLSQIIWFTIIFTLTGFLGDMGESLIKRMYDTKDSSKMFPGHGGVFDIFDSVILTAPISYYIILIALN, encoded by the coding sequence ATGAAAGGAAGGCTTATATCTGTAGCATTAACTTTACCATTATTTACTATTATTTTGCTTTACAATAGAGTTATTTTTCTCTTTCATGCTTTGATATTAGCTATTTCTATAATAAGTACATTAGAAATATTTAATATGGCTAAGGTTTATAGGCAGAAGAATTTTAGAACTGTTGTTACTACAATAGCAGCAATGGTTTTAGGATATATTATCACTATATGCGGCAACAATATACTTCATGGAGATTTTTCCCGTCTTTATAAGTTTACTCAAATAAATAATATGTCTATGAGCTTATCGCTTGTTATGGTATTTGCTTTAATAGCTGCTCTTTTTATAATAAATATGTTTAAGGTCAATGTATCTACTTTTGAGGAGAGGGGTAGGGCTATACTTACTGCGGTATTTTGTTTTATATATGTTGGGCTTGGAGTGTGGCATATATCTTTAATGCGTTTTATGCCTAGCGGTAAATATTATATTGTATTTATATTATTATGTGCTTGGCTTAGCGATACGGGCGGATATCTGGTTGGAAGAAAATTTGGAAAACATAAACTTTCCAATAGTGCCTCACCTAATAAAAGCTATGAAGGTTTAGTAGGTATGTTTTTGTTTACAATACCTGTTTCTATAATTTATTATTATTTATACTCAAAAGGATATTTAAGCATAGTTCTTGGTAAAGATATACCTACATTTTCTCTATCGCAAATAATATGGTTTACTATAATATTTACATTAACAGGTTTTCTTGGAGATATGGGAGAAAGTTTAATTAAAAGAATGTATGATACTAAAGATTCAAGCAAAATGTTCCCAGGGCATGGCGGGGTGTTTGATATATTTGATAGTGTAATATTAACTGCACCTATATCTTATTATATTATTTTAATAGCATTAAATTAA